In a single window of the Labilithrix sp. genome:
- a CDS encoding SAM-dependent methyltransferase, producing the protein MPSHLKKLVRSRMEKTGESYEQALRHVRAQEEREPTSTPAADTSYTKSSARSRSVADTAFSVAAVRAEEAERPEPERLFEDPYAASFAAAGAHVAEATQRFLDLPFFRDGIRLRTRFIDDFVREGIAAGLTQLVLLGAGFDARGLRIPEIAERRVSVYEIDTPDQLQRKRSILMGARVKSPATVVPVPFDFDTDDFENELTAALVAKGFQRDPGTLYVWEGVIGYIDSAAIARSLRFMANAAGPRSRLVFTYGDGTFAPDTAETRCRQAGFTSFEELGGDELWRRYLPGAPHPNAWAMKLGTAAV; encoded by the coding sequence ATGCCGAGCCATCTCAAGAAGCTGGTGCGCTCCCGAATGGAGAAGACAGGGGAGAGCTACGAGCAGGCGCTTCGTCACGTCCGCGCCCAGGAGGAGCGTGAGCCTACGAGCACCCCTGCCGCGGACACTTCGTACACGAAGAGCAGCGCCCGCTCGCGGAGCGTCGCCGATACGGCATTCTCCGTCGCCGCGGTGCGCGCAGAAGAGGCGGAGCGCCCGGAACCGGAGCGGCTCTTCGAGGACCCCTACGCAGCGTCGTTCGCCGCCGCAGGAGCACACGTGGCGGAGGCCACGCAGCGCTTCCTCGATCTCCCTTTCTTCCGGGACGGGATAAGGCTCCGCACGAGATTCATCGACGACTTCGTGCGTGAGGGCATCGCCGCCGGCCTCACGCAACTGGTCCTCCTCGGCGCAGGATTCGACGCGAGAGGCCTCCGCATCCCCGAGATCGCAGAGCGTCGAGTCTCCGTTTACGAGATCGACACTCCGGATCAGCTGCAGAGAAAGCGGAGCATCCTCATGGGCGCGAGAGTGAAGAGCCCCGCCACCGTGGTCCCCGTGCCTTTCGATTTCGACACAGACGATTTCGAGAACGAGCTGACGGCCGCCCTCGTAGCCAAGGGCTTTCAGCGTGACCCCGGCACCCTATACGTTTGGGAAGGTGTGATTGGCTACATCGACAGCGCCGCAATCGCGCGAAGCCTCCGCTTCATGGCAAACGCAGCCGGCCCGCGCAGCCGATTGGTATTTACGTACGGCGACGGAACGTTCGCCCCGGACACCGCGGAGACCCGTTGCCGCCAAGCCGGCTTCACCTCGTTCGAGGAGTTGGGCGGAGACGAGCTATGGCGCCGCTACCTTCCAGGCGCCCCCCACCCAAACGCGTGGGCCATGAAGCTCGGCACTGCCGCCGTCTGA
- a CDS encoding K+/H+ antiporter subunit F yields the protein MSPVLSYATVFALGCYAVASLLVLVRLVGGPRAQDRVLALDLLYIHGLLVMLVLNIRNASDTYFEGALLIAAFGFVSSSAMAKFILRGEVIE from the coding sequence ATGAGCCCCGTCCTCTCCTACGCCACCGTCTTCGCGCTCGGCTGCTACGCGGTCGCGTCGCTCCTCGTGCTCGTGAGGTTGGTCGGCGGCCCGCGCGCGCAGGACCGCGTGCTCGCCCTCGATCTCCTCTACATTCACGGGCTGCTCGTCATGCTGGTCCTCAACATCCGGAACGCGAGCGACACGTACTTCGAGGGCGCGCTGCTCATCGCGGCCTTCGGCTTCGTGAGCTCCTCGGCGATGGCGAAGTTCATCCTTCGCGGTGAGGTGATCGAATGA
- a CDS encoding glutathione S-transferase family protein — protein sequence MITLYGFGNIFPEGRGETKDLRAQWALEETGLPYRVHALDHTAGDLDSEAYGRISPFRQAPVIDDDGFVVAESAAVVLYVAEKSGKLIPSDFQGRTRVVQWCFAASSTVEPTLVSIDVIDIFGSVEDPKLKAEVRKLAGRWLAHVERRLEGREWIACAEFTAADIMMAGVLRTIRKTDLMDPYPKMKAYFERCFARPAWQRTLALYAERMGMNADDIR from the coding sequence ATGATTACGCTCTACGGCTTCGGAAACATCTTCCCCGAGGGGCGCGGCGAGACGAAGGACCTCCGCGCGCAATGGGCGCTCGAGGAGACGGGGCTGCCGTATCGAGTCCATGCGCTCGATCACACCGCCGGCGATCTCGACAGCGAGGCTTACGGTCGAATCAGCCCCTTCCGCCAGGCGCCGGTCATCGACGACGACGGCTTCGTCGTCGCGGAGTCGGCGGCGGTGGTGCTCTACGTCGCCGAGAAATCCGGCAAGCTGATCCCGAGCGATTTCCAGGGCCGCACCCGCGTCGTTCAGTGGTGCTTCGCCGCGAGCAGCACCGTCGAGCCGACGCTGGTGTCGATCGACGTCATCGACATCTTCGGCAGCGTCGAAGATCCGAAGCTGAAGGCGGAGGTGCGCAAGCTCGCCGGCCGCTGGCTCGCGCACGTCGAGCGCCGGCTCGAAGGCCGCGAGTGGATCGCGTGCGCCGAGTTCACGGCCGCCGACATCATGATGGCGGGCGTCCTCCGCACCATCCGGAAGACCGACCTGATGGATCCGTACCCGAAGATGAAGGCCTACTTCGAGCGCTGCTTCGCTCGCCCGGCCTGGCAGCGCACCCTCGCCCTCTACGCCGAGCGAATGGGCATGAACGCCGACGACATTCGGTAG
- a CDS encoding monovalent cation/H+ antiporter subunit D — protein sequence MKPALAHLLIVPIVLPLLAAALMLLFDSRRSKFNSFVNIGATFVGLLVALEILRRVDEADRPGAIGVYLTSNWEAPFGIVLVADRLSALMLALAGAVSLGSAVYASASWSRAGVYFHPLFQVLVMGLNGAFLTGDLFNLFVFFEVMLAASYGLQLHGSGWVRVHSGLHYIAVNLVASSLFLVGLGMIYGVMGSLSMADIAAKLPHVAEHDRGLLHASASILAVAFLVKAAIWPLNFWLVPAYAAASAPVAAIFALMTKVGIYTLLRLWTLLFSEDAGPSTHFGASAFVYGGLATIAFGVIGVIASLRLGRIAGFSVIVSSGTLLTAIGFDAVSVTSAALYYLVSATLAVSVLFLLVELVERRAADGPLPLHELDVLPGEDTNLDDDETPLVGRMIPIPVALLGLAFIACALLVAGLPPLSGFVAKVALLTALSRPDELGLASTPLLAAAVPWLFGALLVSGLAVTVSMSRAGVRHFWSGSERVPPRLRFSEGAPVLALLLACAWLTFRAENVMRYMRAASESLHSPAGYIDAVMSTKPVPGPTRPFADREGPP from the coding sequence ATGAAGCCCGCGCTCGCGCACCTCTTGATCGTGCCGATCGTCCTGCCGCTCTTGGCGGCGGCGCTCATGCTGCTCTTCGACTCCCGGCGCTCGAAGTTCAACTCGTTCGTCAACATCGGCGCGACCTTCGTCGGGCTCCTCGTCGCGCTCGAGATCCTCCGGCGCGTCGACGAGGCCGATCGGCCTGGCGCGATCGGCGTCTACCTCACGTCGAACTGGGAGGCGCCGTTCGGCATCGTGCTGGTCGCGGATCGACTCTCGGCGCTCATGCTGGCGCTCGCGGGCGCGGTGAGCCTCGGCTCGGCCGTGTACGCGAGCGCGAGCTGGAGCCGGGCGGGGGTCTACTTCCACCCGCTCTTTCAGGTCCTCGTCATGGGCCTCAACGGCGCCTTCCTCACCGGCGATCTCTTCAACCTGTTCGTCTTCTTCGAGGTGATGCTCGCCGCCTCGTACGGCTTGCAGCTGCACGGATCGGGCTGGGTGAGGGTGCACTCCGGCCTCCACTACATCGCGGTGAACCTGGTCGCGTCGTCGCTCTTCCTCGTCGGCCTCGGGATGATCTACGGCGTGATGGGCTCGCTCTCGATGGCGGACATCGCCGCGAAGCTGCCGCACGTCGCGGAGCACGACCGCGGGCTCCTGCACGCGAGCGCGTCCATCCTCGCGGTGGCGTTCCTCGTGAAGGCGGCCATCTGGCCGCTCAATTTCTGGCTCGTGCCCGCCTACGCGGCCGCGAGCGCGCCGGTCGCGGCGATCTTCGCGCTGATGACGAAGGTGGGAATCTACACGCTCCTCCGTCTTTGGACCTTGCTCTTCTCCGAGGACGCCGGTCCGTCGACGCACTTCGGGGCGAGCGCCTTCGTCTACGGCGGGCTCGCGACGATCGCCTTCGGCGTCATCGGCGTCATCGCCTCCTTGCGGCTCGGGCGCATCGCCGGCTTCTCGGTCATCGTCTCGTCGGGGACCCTCCTCACCGCGATCGGGTTCGACGCGGTCTCCGTGACGTCGGCGGCGCTCTATTACCTGGTCAGCGCCACGCTGGCGGTGAGCGTGCTGTTCCTCCTCGTCGAGCTCGTCGAACGCCGGGCCGCCGACGGCCCTCTGCCTCTGCACGAGCTCGACGTGCTGCCGGGCGAGGACACGAACCTCGACGACGACGAGACGCCGCTCGTCGGCCGCATGATCCCGATCCCGGTGGCGCTGCTCGGCCTCGCGTTCATCGCCTGCGCGCTGCTCGTAGCCGGGCTGCCGCCGCTCTCGGGCTTCGTCGCGAAGGTGGCGTTGTTGACCGCGCTCTCGAGGCCGGACGAGCTCGGCCTGGCGAGCACGCCCTTGCTCGCGGCGGCGGTGCCGTGGCTGTTCGGAGCGCTGCTCGTCTCCGGTCTGGCGGTGACGGTGTCGATGTCGAGGGCCGGCGTCCGACACTTCTGGTCGGGGAGCGAGCGGGTGCCTCCGCGCCTGCGCTTCAGCGAGGGCGCGCCCGTCCTCGCGCTGCTCCTCGCGTGCGCGTGGCTCACCTTCCGCGCCGAAAACGTCATGCGCTACATGCGCGCCGCCTCCGAGTCGCTCCACTCGCCGGCCGGCTACATCGACGCGGTCATGTCGACGAAGCCCGTGCCGGGGCCGACGCGGCCCTTCGCCGACAGGGAAGGACCCCCGTGA
- a CDS encoding Na+/H+ antiporter subunit E, whose amino-acid sequence MNLLKKLVPAPLLSCALVALWLILSRSPSLGQVFIGLALGLAMPLVTVRLRATPVRVRRPLVVVRFVLLVGYDVVVSNFQVAWGVLTWRWRRPAARFVVIPLDVRAPAALAALAIVTTVVPGTVWSELALDRSTLMLHVWDVDEEEEAYIARFKARYEAPLREIFE is encoded by the coding sequence GTGAACCTCCTGAAGAAGCTCGTCCCCGCGCCCTTGCTGTCGTGCGCGCTCGTGGCCTTGTGGCTCATCCTCTCGCGGAGCCCGAGCCTCGGGCAGGTGTTCATCGGGCTCGCGCTCGGGCTCGCGATGCCGCTCGTGACCGTCCGCTTGCGCGCGACGCCGGTGCGCGTGCGAAGACCGCTCGTCGTCGTGCGCTTCGTCCTGCTCGTCGGCTACGACGTGGTGGTGTCGAACTTCCAGGTGGCGTGGGGCGTCCTCACGTGGCGATGGCGAAGACCCGCCGCGCGCTTCGTGGTCATCCCGCTCGACGTGCGCGCCCCGGCGGCGCTCGCCGCGCTCGCGATCGTGACGACGGTCGTGCCGGGCACGGTCTGGTCGGAGCTCGCGCTCGATCGCAGCACGTTGATGCTCCACGTGTGGGACGTCGACGAAGAGGAGGAGGCGTACATCGCCCGCTTCAAGGCGCGCTACGAGGCGCCGCTGAGGGAGATCTTCGAATGA
- a CDS encoding Na+/H+ antiporter subunit G: protein MNVWVEVVVAALLCLSGLFVVLSAIGFLRLQDFFMRMHPTALAYTFGSWCVALASVIYFTTLESRLVLHTWLVAIMFCMTVPVTTLLLARVALFRRRTAGASDVPPSLTRGHKEPEG from the coding sequence ATGAACGTCTGGGTCGAGGTGGTGGTCGCGGCGCTTCTCTGCCTGAGCGGCCTGTTCGTCGTCCTTTCGGCGATCGGCTTCTTGCGCCTGCAGGACTTCTTCATGCGCATGCATCCGACGGCGCTCGCCTACACCTTCGGGAGCTGGTGCGTGGCCCTCGCGAGCGTCATCTACTTCACGACGCTCGAGTCTCGCCTCGTCCTGCACACCTGGCTCGTCGCGATCATGTTCTGCATGACGGTCCCGGTGACGACGCTGCTGCTCGCGCGCGTGGCCCTGTTCCGCCGCCGCACCGCCGGCGCCTCCGACGTCCCCCCTTCGCTCACGCGCGGCCACAAGGAGCCCGAAGGATGA
- a CDS encoding DUF3160 domain-containing protein, with amino-acid sequence MSSASEQRIRLSAVVVVGSMVVASCHKPTTVPLAGGDAAAPAASSVAVNAAPPLPALERLLCPSEMVDAGSADNGGIGLGRIDTLGGGREVPTDPRVDPKGGACADGDVVCDELETPIYKDDTCGPANVNLRSAAKEIAAGVTKERAVSPADARVREHLDLNPAENERLQKLGFAVIDRLRPGGYAHAYHSIFQDQLPVYVSVDSILHAVFVANDTLSEQYEVNELWPRLVRAIKAMRHGLAKGGVRARYGAAVEADVEIYLRVAFSLLLQSPMEEAEDVAVFGATPDAAARRADADELYGLAKAAESLVTDQKLFGRARAIDFTPFTPRGRYATYSGPTQTLPLSSRASSPATRLELRGGLADYFRGAMWLSRIEFNLVSRGSRSSHAGTPDPSETPHEARVALALSELIRDTGQKDNLAFVQRAWDRLAGPREDVPLLELATIARDAKVTPADADPVPKLAAKIGEGYKRTVRTHFTAEGAGELPVITTLLGPRIARDTRGATKLVKDDVPDRALMHAADFAYLLGNDRAKTYLAADLGAFPALAKNLDEARAIASKPGGQDLYESWLGAIRALNAPAPEATTLPSFMKTPAFADLRLDSTIVAFAQLRHNYVLMNAQPYDTWGCEIPDGYVEPAVEVYDGLLRYTDKLSEAFMPTTADARKTHDQYIKRVRTVLTTLRTIAQHERAGKPLTDAEQRWIAMVAEHIPVGGYGGDSGGPPSYTGWYFDLFPDRSHGAKASGELVTDVYTSTQTNTILYLGAGGPRLGVFKVDTNGPPRLMVGPIATGYEHLGELRRRFEKPEDRDEGGDFEAVKGAPAAPWAASYTAPASAEPDLAIQTKDCDGKLFVRATTPARIANVRLRFLDHHGDTLLTKDMTLEAGDTNLELELPKDKRAWIVGHGVVEGVAVRIGDFRGLGGGTVYEPEWPIRASVAAYQPTSLFAFGRMRTVKLER; translated from the coding sequence ATGAGCTCTGCATCCGAGCAGCGCATTCGCCTGAGCGCGGTCGTCGTCGTCGGCTCGATGGTGGTCGCGTCCTGTCACAAGCCGACGACGGTGCCGCTCGCCGGCGGGGACGCGGCGGCGCCGGCGGCCTCCTCCGTCGCGGTGAACGCTGCGCCGCCGCTGCCCGCGCTCGAGCGGTTGCTGTGTCCGAGCGAGATGGTCGACGCGGGGAGCGCGGACAACGGCGGGATCGGCCTCGGCCGAATCGACACCCTCGGCGGTGGACGCGAGGTGCCGACCGATCCTCGGGTCGACCCCAAGGGCGGCGCGTGCGCGGACGGCGACGTCGTCTGCGACGAGCTCGAGACGCCGATCTACAAGGACGACACGTGCGGCCCCGCGAACGTGAACCTGCGCAGCGCGGCGAAGGAGATCGCGGCGGGGGTGACGAAGGAGCGGGCGGTGTCGCCCGCGGACGCGCGCGTGCGCGAGCACCTCGACCTGAACCCGGCCGAGAACGAGCGCCTGCAGAAGCTCGGGTTCGCGGTCATCGATCGGCTGCGCCCCGGCGGGTACGCGCACGCGTATCACTCGATCTTCCAGGACCAGCTCCCGGTCTACGTCTCCGTCGACTCGATCCTCCACGCCGTGTTCGTCGCGAACGACACGCTGAGCGAGCAGTACGAAGTGAACGAGCTCTGGCCGCGCCTCGTGCGCGCGATCAAGGCGATGCGGCACGGCCTGGCGAAGGGCGGCGTCCGCGCGCGGTACGGCGCGGCGGTGGAGGCCGACGTCGAGATCTACCTGCGCGTCGCGTTCTCGCTCCTGCTCCAGTCGCCGATGGAGGAGGCCGAGGACGTCGCGGTGTTCGGGGCGACCCCCGACGCGGCGGCGCGGCGAGCGGACGCCGACGAGCTCTACGGGCTCGCGAAGGCGGCGGAGAGCCTCGTCACGGACCAGAAGCTGTTCGGGCGCGCGCGCGCGATCGACTTCACGCCGTTCACGCCGCGCGGTCGCTACGCGACCTACAGCGGGCCGACCCAGACGCTCCCGCTCTCCTCACGCGCGTCTTCGCCCGCGACGCGCTTGGAGCTCAGGGGCGGGCTCGCGGACTACTTCCGCGGCGCGATGTGGCTCTCACGCATCGAATTCAACCTCGTCTCGCGCGGCTCGCGGAGCTCGCACGCCGGGACTCCGGATCCGAGTGAGACGCCGCACGAGGCCCGCGTCGCGCTCGCGCTGTCGGAGCTGATCCGCGACACCGGTCAGAAGGACAACCTCGCGTTCGTGCAGCGGGCGTGGGATCGCCTCGCCGGGCCGCGCGAGGACGTCCCGCTCCTCGAGCTCGCGACCATCGCGCGGGACGCGAAGGTCACGCCCGCCGACGCGGACCCGGTCCCGAAGCTCGCGGCGAAGATCGGTGAAGGGTACAAGCGCACGGTCCGCACGCACTTCACCGCGGAGGGCGCCGGCGAGCTGCCCGTCATCACGACGCTCCTCGGCCCGCGCATCGCGCGCGACACGCGTGGCGCGACGAAGCTCGTGAAGGACGACGTGCCCGATCGCGCGCTCATGCACGCGGCCGACTTCGCGTACCTGCTCGGCAACGATCGGGCGAAGACGTACCTCGCCGCCGATCTCGGGGCGTTCCCGGCGCTCGCGAAGAACCTCGACGAGGCGCGCGCGATCGCGAGCAAGCCCGGCGGGCAAGACCTCTACGAGTCGTGGCTCGGCGCGATCCGCGCGCTCAACGCGCCGGCGCCCGAGGCCACGACGCTCCCGTCCTTCATGAAGACGCCGGCGTTCGCGGACCTTCGCCTCGACTCGACCATCGTCGCGTTCGCGCAGCTCCGTCACAACTACGTCCTCATGAACGCGCAGCCCTACGATACGTGGGGCTGCGAGATCCCGGACGGCTACGTCGAGCCCGCGGTCGAGGTCTACGACGGGCTCCTCCGCTACACGGACAAGCTGTCCGAGGCGTTCATGCCGACGACCGCGGACGCGCGGAAGACGCACGACCAATACATCAAGCGGGTCCGCACGGTGCTCACGACGCTCCGCACGATCGCGCAGCACGAACGGGCAGGGAAGCCGCTGACCGACGCCGAGCAGCGCTGGATCGCGATGGTCGCCGAGCACATCCCGGTCGGCGGGTACGGCGGCGACAGCGGCGGCCCGCCTTCGTACACGGGCTGGTACTTCGATCTCTTCCCCGACCGCTCCCACGGCGCGAAGGCCTCCGGCGAGCTCGTCACCGACGTCTACACGTCGACGCAGACCAACACGATCCTCTACCTCGGCGCCGGCGGCCCGCGCCTCGGCGTGTTCAAGGTCGACACGAACGGCCCACCGCGCCTCATGGTCGGTCCGATCGCGACGGGCTATGAGCACCTCGGCGAGCTGAGGCGCCGCTTCGAGAAGCCGGAAGATCGCGACGAGGGCGGCGACTTCGAGGCGGTGAAGGGCGCGCCCGCGGCGCCGTGGGCGGCGAGCTACACCGCGCCCGCGAGCGCGGAGCCGGACCTCGCGATCCAGACGAAGGACTGCGACGGCAAGCTCTTCGTCCGCGCGACGACCCCGGCCCGCATCGCGAACGTGCGCCTTCGCTTCCTCGACCATCACGGCGACACGCTCCTCACGAAGGACATGACGCTCGAGGCGGGCGACACGAACCTGGAGCTCGAGCTCCCGAAGGACAAGAGGGCGTGGATCGTCGGGCACGGCGTCGTCGAAGGCGTCGCCGTCCGCATCGGCGACTTCCGCGGCCTCGGCGGCGGCACCGTCTACGAGCCGGAGTGGCCCATCCGCGCGAGCGTCGCCGCGTACCAGCCGACCTCCCTCTTCGCCTTCGGACGGATGCGGACCGTCAAGCTCGAGCGCTGA